The following proteins come from a genomic window of Brevibacillus antibioticus:
- a CDS encoding CoA-acylating methylmalonate-semialdehyde dehydrogenase — protein sequence MNTAIVGNPLKNYIGGQWLDSLTTRFEDVPNPATGELLSRVPLSTKEDVDKAVAAAKEAFMSWSATPVVDRARIMFRFHSLLVKHEDELARMITMENGKNLPEAQAELLRGLEMVEFACGMPTLMMGETLPNIANSIDSQVIRFPLGVVGGITPFNFPVMVPMWMYPIAITAGNTFVLKPSERTPLSSIRIAELLKEAGLPDGVFNVVNGAHDVVNGLLEHPDVKAISFVGSQPVAEYVYKTAAANGKRVQALAGAKNHHLVMPDTDLKRAAKTITSSAFGCAGERCMAASAVVAVEEIADELIAHLIDEANALAMGNGLEEGVDLGPVIRDSHLSKVHDYIEKGVGSGAALVRDGREDAKKLRDGYFLGPTIFDKADAEMVIVRDEIFAPVLSVMRVKGFEEGLETISRSRFGNGATIYTNNGKWGREFVQQVEAGMVGVNVGVPAPMGFFAFSGWKQSFYGDLHANGKDGVLFFTKKKTVTSRWFEDGDTSIDSQKVFVK from the coding sequence ATGAACACAGCTATCGTTGGAAATCCGTTGAAAAACTACATCGGCGGCCAGTGGCTAGATTCACTAACGACACGTTTTGAGGATGTACCCAATCCAGCAACAGGAGAATTGCTGTCACGCGTACCGCTATCGACGAAAGAAGATGTGGACAAGGCTGTTGCGGCTGCAAAGGAAGCGTTTATGAGCTGGAGTGCTACCCCTGTTGTGGATCGTGCACGCATTATGTTTCGTTTTCATAGTCTTCTCGTCAAGCACGAGGATGAACTCGCCCGGATGATCACCATGGAGAACGGCAAAAATCTGCCTGAGGCACAGGCGGAGCTATTGCGTGGGCTGGAAATGGTAGAGTTCGCTTGTGGGATGCCAACACTGATGATGGGGGAAACCTTGCCCAATATCGCAAACAGCATCGACAGTCAGGTGATTCGATTCCCGTTGGGGGTAGTCGGCGGGATTACACCGTTTAACTTCCCCGTGATGGTCCCGATGTGGATGTACCCGATTGCGATTACCGCTGGAAATACGTTTGTCCTGAAGCCCTCGGAGCGCACGCCTCTGTCTTCGATTCGAATCGCCGAACTACTAAAGGAAGCAGGGTTGCCAGATGGTGTATTCAACGTCGTAAACGGAGCGCATGATGTCGTGAATGGTCTGTTGGAGCATCCAGACGTAAAAGCGATCTCATTTGTTGGCTCGCAGCCGGTTGCAGAATATGTGTACAAGACAGCAGCGGCGAACGGGAAACGAGTGCAAGCACTGGCTGGGGCGAAAAATCACCATTTGGTCATGCCTGACACGGATTTGAAGCGCGCAGCAAAAACAATTACGAGCTCAGCATTCGGCTGTGCAGGAGAGCGGTGTATGGCAGCCAGCGCTGTTGTTGCTGTCGAGGAGATTGCCGATGAGCTGATCGCGCATCTGATCGACGAAGCCAATGCTCTCGCGATGGGGAATGGTTTGGAGGAGGGCGTCGATCTCGGGCCTGTCATCCGTGATTCGCACTTGTCCAAAGTACATGACTACATTGAAAAAGGTGTCGGATCTGGCGCCGCGCTTGTTCGCGATGGTCGCGAGGATGCGAAAAAGCTGCGGGATGGTTACTTCCTCGGGCCAACGATTTTTGACAAGGCAGATGCCGAGATGGTCATTGTCCGTGACGAGATTTTTGCGCCTGTTCTGAGTGTCATGCGTGTGAAAGGCTTTGAAGAGGGCTTGGAGACGATCAGCCGCTCGCGTTTTGGCAATGGGGCGACCATCTATACGAACAACGGAAAATGGGGAAGAGAATTCGTACAGCAGGTGGAAGCGGGGATGGTCGGTGTCAATGTAGGGGTGCCTGCTCCGATGGGCTTCTTTGCTTTCTCGGGCTGGAAACAGTCCTTTTACGGTGATTTGCATGCTAATGGAAAGGATGGCGTCCTCTTTTTCACGAAGAAAAAAACGGTCACATCCAGATGGTTCGAAGACGGTGATACCAGCATTGACTCGCAAAAAGTTTTTGTAAAATAA
- a CDS encoding PucR family transcriptional regulator — MSNDLRLTIGEIIKRPLFQHAQVVAGHHGLSRPVRWVHVLETADTGQFLNGGELILSTGLGFGEEKEKRLAYLSELIRRKAAGLCIELGRYIPSIPEDMLELANHHQFPLLVFHQPVRFVDITQDLHEHLIHAQMQALRNLEAYSRSLQQLSLQAAGIPKLLQHFQVAVQTQVFYYSPNGSPQFAPVVPHDVAVEMSDLMRSHFSELDSSEAGVRFLSLSATRQLAYQPVMAMGHVLAYVGIVLYERSPDEYLLLTLDNTVSAMAQILMRKMFVEEQALATENRLFDEWIANRSIPEEQVRSLLGITGSGKASAYHMILLSFEKPKNLAEDSLPPHDLTAIFRSLLTRHHFRPFIRCMGHRFYFMLIEQRPLVDSRRTLEIAFRDVKRIMTQILGADVPIWMGVSRAGKRLSDAGRHLAEAEQALAFCQESPSPFFADLGLFRLLFHVPSEPVLKTFISDYLGPLLAYDQTHGSSLVQTLRVYLDSNLSKQEAAEKLFIHRQTLYHRLEKIEEILGKDYTATQNRICLEIAMRAREWLSKEEQH; from the coding sequence ATGAGTAACGATTTGCGCCTAACCATTGGAGAAATCATCAAGCGACCATTGTTTCAACATGCCCAAGTGGTAGCGGGACATCACGGCCTGTCACGGCCTGTTCGCTGGGTTCACGTATTGGAGACAGCCGATACCGGACAGTTTTTAAATGGCGGCGAGCTGATTCTATCAACCGGGCTAGGATTTGGCGAAGAAAAGGAAAAGCGACTTGCGTATTTATCCGAGCTCATCCGGCGAAAAGCAGCCGGGCTATGCATCGAGCTAGGACGATACATCCCTTCCATCCCTGAAGATATGCTAGAGTTGGCGAACCACCACCAGTTTCCGTTGCTTGTTTTTCATCAGCCTGTCCGCTTTGTGGATATCACGCAAGATTTGCACGAGCATTTGATCCATGCGCAGATGCAAGCACTCCGCAATCTCGAAGCCTACTCACGCAGTTTGCAACAGCTCAGCCTACAGGCAGCGGGCATACCTAAGCTATTGCAGCATTTTCAGGTGGCAGTTCAGACACAGGTCTTCTATTACTCTCCAAATGGCTCGCCACAATTTGCTCCGGTGGTACCGCATGATGTTGCTGTGGAGATGAGTGATTTGATGCGGTCTCATTTTTCCGAACTGGATAGTAGTGAAGCTGGCGTCCGCTTCCTTTCTCTCTCTGCGACCAGGCAGCTTGCCTATCAACCCGTGATGGCAATGGGTCACGTGCTCGCCTATGTCGGCATTGTTTTATATGAACGCAGTCCAGATGAGTATTTGCTCCTGACCTTAGACAATACAGTCAGTGCGATGGCCCAAATTTTAATGCGGAAAATGTTTGTGGAAGAACAGGCGCTCGCTACCGAAAACCGGCTGTTTGATGAATGGATTGCCAACCGCTCCATACCAGAGGAACAAGTGCGTTCCTTACTCGGTATCACGGGCAGCGGTAAAGCCTCGGCCTATCACATGATTCTTTTATCGTTTGAGAAGCCGAAGAATCTGGCCGAGGATTCCCTGCCGCCGCACGATCTGACAGCTATCTTCCGCTCACTTTTGACTCGTCATCACTTTCGGCCATTCATACGTTGTATGGGCCATCGCTTTTACTTTATGCTGATCGAGCAGCGTCCGCTTGTAGATTCCCGGCGTACTCTGGAGATAGCTTTTCGCGATGTAAAAAGAATCATGACGCAAATACTAGGAGCGGATGTTCCAATCTGGATGGGTGTCAGTCGAGCCGGAAAACGTTTGTCTGACGCTGGACGGCACCTCGCGGAGGCGGAACAGGCACTAGCTTTTTGTCAGGAATCACCCAGTCCGTTTTTCGCTGATCTCGGATTGTTCCGGCTCCTGTTCCACGTACCTAGTGAGCCTGTGTTAAAGACCTTCATAAGCGATTACCTCGGCCCGCTGTTAGCCTATGACCAAACACACGGCTCCTCGCTCGTTCAAACGCTGCGTGTCTATTTAGATAGTAACCTGTCCAAACAAGAAGCTGCGGAAAAACTGTTCATTCATCGTCAAACACTCTATCATCGCTTGGAAAAAATCGAGGAAATTCTCGGTAAGGATTATACGGCAACGCAAAACAGGATTTGCCTAGAGATCGCCATGCGTGCGCGGGAATGGTTGAGCAAGGAAGAGCAGCACTAA
- a CDS encoding aspartate aminotransferase family protein has protein sequence MEQEQVTKDFDKESLLDADRSHMWHHMSPYNPNPMIVTEASGSWITDIDGNRYLDGMSGLWCVNVGYGRQELADAAYEQLKQLAYFPLTQSHVPAIRLSEKISEWLGEEYRVFFSNSGSEANEVAFKIARQYHHQNGEPDRYKFISRHRAYHGNTMGALAATGQSIRKEKYEPLAPGFLHVPPPYCYRCPAGKSYGKCNLECAQYYDQVINWEGEKTVAAVIMEPTITGGGVLVPSPEYMPKVREICDKYGVLMIVDEVICGFGRSGQKFGHQNFGIKPDIVTMAKGITSAYLPLSATAVRAEIADKFNEQGNNLHFRHVNTFGGNPAACALALKNLEILEEEKLVERAEELGAELLAKLAFLAEHPYVGDIRSFGFLMGIEMVEDRKTKEPAAPAKLTQVIAECKKRGLIIGRNGDTIPSFNNVLTLSPPFTTTSDDIDFIAQVMKEAFDTLA, from the coding sequence ATGGAGCAAGAACAAGTGACGAAAGATTTTGATAAAGAGAGCTTGCTGGATGCCGACCGTTCGCATATGTGGCACCATATGTCCCCCTACAATCCCAATCCGATGATCGTAACGGAAGCGAGCGGATCGTGGATCACCGATATCGACGGGAATCGGTACCTGGATGGAATGTCTGGCTTGTGGTGCGTCAACGTTGGCTATGGCCGACAGGAGCTCGCAGACGCCGCTTATGAGCAGTTGAAGCAATTGGCTTATTTTCCACTCACACAAAGCCACGTCCCTGCTATTCGTCTATCCGAGAAGATCAGCGAATGGCTTGGAGAGGAGTATCGCGTTTTCTTTTCCAACAGCGGCTCGGAAGCGAACGAAGTCGCATTCAAGATTGCCCGTCAATATCATCACCAGAACGGGGAGCCGGATCGTTACAAATTCATTTCGCGCCATCGCGCTTACCACGGGAATACGATGGGAGCTCTCGCCGCAACAGGTCAATCCATACGCAAGGAAAAATACGAGCCATTAGCGCCTGGCTTCCTTCATGTACCGCCGCCTTACTGCTACCGTTGTCCGGCTGGAAAATCGTACGGCAAATGCAATCTGGAATGCGCCCAATATTATGATCAAGTGATCAATTGGGAAGGAGAAAAGACAGTGGCTGCCGTCATCATGGAGCCGACCATTACCGGGGGAGGCGTCTTGGTTCCTTCACCGGAATACATGCCAAAAGTGCGGGAAATCTGCGATAAGTACGGCGTGTTGATGATCGTAGACGAGGTCATCTGCGGATTCGGCCGCTCCGGTCAAAAGTTCGGCCACCAAAACTTCGGCATCAAGCCAGACATCGTGACCATGGCCAAAGGTATTACGAGCGCCTACCTGCCACTTTCTGCAACGGCTGTGCGGGCAGAAATCGCAGACAAATTCAACGAGCAAGGGAATAATTTGCATTTCCGTCATGTCAATACGTTTGGCGGCAATCCGGCGGCATGCGCACTTGCCCTGAAAAATCTTGAAATTTTAGAAGAGGAAAAGCTGGTGGAGAGAGCGGAGGAGCTCGGTGCAGAATTGCTTGCCAAGCTGGCGTTTCTCGCGGAGCATCCATACGTCGGCGATATACGTAGCTTTGGCTTTCTGATGGGAATTGAGATGGTAGAGGATCGCAAAACGAAGGAACCTGCGGCGCCTGCGAAATTGACACAGGTCATTGCTGAGTGCAAGAAGCGTGGGCTAATCATCGGGCGCAATGGCGATACCATTCCGAGCTTTAATAACGTGCTGACGCTTTCGCCGCCGTTTACTACGACGAGCGACGATATCGATTTTATTGCGCAGGTCATGAAGGAAGCCTTTGATACATTGGCGTAA